Proteins encoded within one genomic window of Couchioplanes caeruleus:
- a CDS encoding MmcQ/YjbR family DNA-binding protein, with amino-acid sequence MSRDEDRPARVEDVHELALAMPYVTVEYGGGDNPVYQVGRKSFIFFRNPRPDAVDPDTGERYADVIVFWVESEADKQALIRDETSPFFTTAHFNGHLSVLLRAGRLGELTRGELAELIQDAWLSRASARRADAWLKAHPPAG; translated from the coding sequence GTGTCGCGTGACGAGGACCGGCCGGCTCGTGTCGAGGACGTCCATGAGCTGGCGTTGGCCATGCCCTATGTGACCGTCGAGTACGGCGGCGGCGACAACCCGGTCTATCAGGTAGGCCGGAAGTCGTTCATCTTCTTCCGCAACCCCCGCCCGGACGCGGTCGACCCCGACACCGGGGAGCGCTATGCGGACGTGATCGTCTTCTGGGTCGAGTCGGAGGCGGACAAACAGGCCCTGATCCGGGACGAGACGTCGCCGTTCTTCACGACGGCACACTTCAACGGCCATCTGTCGGTGCTGCTGCGGGCCGGCCGGCTCGGCGAGCTGACGCGCGGGGAGCTCGCCGAGCTGATCCAGGACGCGTGGCTGTCCCGCGCATCGGCGCGTCGGGCGGACGCCTGGCTGAAGGCCCACCCGCCGGCAGGCTGA
- a CDS encoding GNAT family N-acetyltransferase: MARLVDALRRDDPGALSLVSEEAGEVVGHVLFSRALLDAPRRLVAVQSLSPLAVAPRWQRRGIGSALVRAGLQRLDERGVPLVFLEGDPRYYSRLGFSPAGGQGFRKPSLRIPEGAFQVVKLSTFEPWMTGTFVYSDTFWEHDCVGLREGSDVS, from the coding sequence GTGGCCCGGCTCGTCGACGCCCTGCGACGCGATGATCCCGGCGCGCTGTCGTTGGTCTCCGAGGAAGCGGGCGAGGTGGTCGGGCATGTCCTGTTCAGCCGTGCGCTGCTCGATGCCCCGCGGCGGCTCGTGGCGGTGCAGTCGCTGAGTCCGCTCGCGGTCGCGCCGCGGTGGCAACGCCGTGGCATCGGTTCCGCGCTCGTTCGTGCGGGTCTGCAGCGGCTCGACGAGCGTGGTGTCCCGTTGGTGTTCCTGGAGGGCGATCCTCGCTACTACTCCCGCCTAGGCTTCAGCCCGGCCGGGGGACAGGGATTCCGCAAGCCGTCGTTGCGGATTCCCGAGGGGGCCTTTCAGGTGGTGAAGTTGTCCACATTCGAGCCCTGGATGACCGGGACGTTCGTCTACTCGGACACTTTCTGGGAGCACGACTGCGTCGGCCTGCGTGAGGGTTCCGACGTGTCGTAG
- a CDS encoding diguanylate cyclase produces MSGGLGTTGRADADVPELTGLVIEEVLGRGAATTVFRAHHGTSRYALKHARHAADAGSLVAFRREAALLAGVDHPGVLRPCAAGLYEGRAALVTELIDGPTLADALADGPLPQERVLTLAAELAGALAAAHRTGLVHRDLKPQNIMLPPGGPATLIDFGLAAADGGESAEQAVGTFRYTAPEQAGMLRRPVDGRSDLYSLGVVLFECLAGRPPFDAADTGELLRLHAVSPPPDLRELCPDAPDELAAVIHRLLAKDPDDRFPDARELMLALRRCRGTDAADTAEIPAAELPLVGRDAELAALTARWTAARDGEGGMVLVHGPAGAGRTRLVAALAEIVTDTGGGALRARNAPEPDAPLAGLRAALERYADGVRRLSGPERDAARDRLRAAAAPAGAALVRTASPALADLLGDGADAAGQGRDEQFAAALATFLAELARGCGGLLLELDDAHHLDAATLRVLTAVADGIAGVPLLVVLTAPDGADLTAVRAACGAALDTTVPVPPLAECAVTELVASRLPGATAPAELTSHVAARSGGLPLAAVEYLRDLVEGGLLVPHWGIWRLASEGLDALPAGGGRELIVSRLDGLTAGQRSVLAVAAVLGNRFRLDLVAATGQLPGDQVAAAVGTAAARRLVDGGAAGRYTFVHPGVREALLAELPAEEEGRLHQRAGEALEALAEADRELGHAYAVARHHAAAGAVSGAEARYRSAVAAGTQALADQAPAEAVGYLEAATAAAAELGRPVPTAVAHALCRAYLRTGRFAEARDGLRRAIAAEPDPHARAELWATLAELEHTSWADAPSVEAATRALAELGHPVPRRALPLVLSALGAAVAGVLVRRTGIGAGTATGRRREDFRRRAELLDAAAYGSTIGLRMIRAALYALRSLYLVNRLGPGAPYARVYAMLGFFCALAGLRPVSRHCFARAGDAAAMVGDPALKAYVSWLLGTATHLSGGDDGSSWERSIHRDARWLAPAQFLTGYGWMGIRQLLRGYAGTAGTTHQRGLALLPPSTTHLTADFFSLLGAMTPALQGRHGDAAEALAAVREAVAHGASVSQRANIAVASLFLALEQGEFGAPFDDAVAEFEELRLTRSEMFVFHHWFYVFRVAGRLAQVRLADDADRPVRLAAARKAVRELRSIARTPLIKASHDVARAALLEQSGRAEAAIAAAYRAEAKWWSLDAPLLNFDLARIRARAMRRLGRVAESERQAELAASMAETHGWEHRIRQVRAEFGVDRARSAERYGHAGARLADPQRNRRLEALQQVSVAAATVLDPDQLARVALDETLRILGGERALLFMRDDATGKLRRFAGRDAGGADLDTVTDYGSTLIHRVHDTGEAVVVTGTDQGAALGSHSVVAHGLRSIIVAPVLLKGRLTGVVYLDSRLARGVFTSDDIDVLTAVVSHVAVALETARAAQLDVAVRTARHQQELAELLRTSLAELNALHQPRQVLDRLFATLAENAAATGGTLLLPDPLDGALTVADVYGDTDPRHLGGRHEGFDAADAPEAGPVPAPLRDMLDPADAALVVPLVARDRLAGIVVLTAASFDDSRRDISAALASQGVSAYDNAQLFSRVQELATIDGLTGIANRRHFHDLAGSLVDVSRRNGRQLAAVMLDIDHFKQVNDAYGHGAGDDVITEVARRVAAGIRSSDVLGRYGGEEFAVVLPDHAGADLEVVERIRAAVEATPVDTRVGPIAVTISVGLARLTAEDDGLDAVLARADHALYRAKQAGRNRVAHD; encoded by the coding sequence ATGAGCGGCGGGCTGGGTACGACCGGGCGGGCCGACGCCGACGTACCCGAACTGACCGGTCTGGTGATCGAGGAGGTCCTCGGCCGCGGCGCCGCCACCACGGTGTTCCGGGCCCACCACGGGACCTCGCGCTACGCCCTCAAGCACGCCCGCCACGCCGCCGACGCGGGCTCCCTGGTCGCGTTCCGCCGGGAGGCCGCGCTGCTCGCCGGCGTCGACCACCCCGGCGTGCTGCGCCCCTGCGCGGCCGGGCTGTACGAGGGCCGCGCCGCCCTCGTCACCGAGCTGATCGACGGCCCGACCCTGGCCGACGCGCTGGCCGACGGGCCGCTGCCGCAGGAACGGGTGCTGACCCTCGCCGCCGAACTGGCCGGCGCGCTCGCCGCGGCGCACCGCACCGGCCTGGTGCACCGCGACCTCAAGCCGCAGAACATCATGCTGCCGCCCGGCGGCCCGGCCACCCTCATCGACTTCGGGCTGGCCGCGGCGGACGGCGGGGAGTCCGCCGAGCAGGCGGTCGGCACGTTCCGCTACACCGCACCCGAGCAGGCCGGGATGCTGCGGCGGCCGGTCGACGGCCGCTCCGACCTGTATTCGCTCGGCGTGGTGCTGTTCGAGTGCCTGGCCGGCCGGCCGCCGTTCGACGCCGCCGACACCGGCGAACTGCTGCGGTTGCACGCGGTCAGCCCGCCGCCGGACCTGCGCGAGCTGTGCCCGGACGCCCCCGACGAGCTGGCCGCGGTGATCCACCGGCTGCTGGCCAAGGACCCCGACGACCGGTTCCCCGACGCCCGGGAGCTCATGCTCGCCCTGCGCCGCTGCCGCGGCACGGACGCCGCCGACACCGCCGAGATCCCCGCCGCGGAGCTGCCCCTGGTCGGCCGGGACGCCGAACTTGCCGCACTGACCGCCCGTTGGACCGCCGCAAGGGACGGCGAGGGCGGAATGGTACTGGTACACGGCCCGGCCGGCGCCGGCCGTACCCGGCTGGTCGCGGCGCTTGCCGAGATCGTCACCGACACCGGAGGGGGCGCGCTGCGGGCTCGCAACGCGCCCGAGCCGGATGCCCCGCTCGCGGGCTTGCGCGCCGCGCTGGAGCGCTACGCGGACGGCGTACGCAGGCTGTCCGGTCCGGAACGCGACGCTGCCCGGGACCGGCTGCGGGCCGCCGCCGCGCCGGCCGGCGCCGCCCTGGTCCGCACCGCGTCGCCGGCCCTCGCCGACCTGCTCGGCGACGGCGCCGACGCGGCCGGCCAGGGCCGCGACGAGCAGTTCGCCGCCGCCCTGGCCACGTTCCTGGCCGAGCTGGCCCGCGGCTGCGGCGGCCTGCTGCTCGAGCTCGACGACGCGCACCACCTCGACGCCGCCACGCTACGGGTGCTGACCGCGGTCGCCGACGGGATCGCGGGCGTGCCGCTGCTCGTGGTGCTCACCGCGCCGGACGGGGCCGACCTCACCGCGGTGCGGGCCGCCTGCGGTGCCGCGCTGGACACGACGGTCCCCGTGCCGCCGCTCGCCGAGTGCGCCGTCACGGAGCTGGTGGCCTCCCGGCTGCCGGGCGCCACCGCGCCGGCGGAGCTCACCTCGCACGTCGCCGCGCGCAGCGGCGGCCTGCCGCTCGCCGCCGTCGAGTACCTGCGGGACCTGGTGGAGGGCGGCCTGCTGGTGCCGCACTGGGGCATCTGGCGGCTGGCGAGCGAAGGTCTGGACGCGCTGCCCGCCGGAGGCGGCCGTGAACTGATCGTCTCCCGGCTGGACGGGCTGACCGCCGGGCAGCGGTCGGTGCTCGCCGTGGCCGCCGTGCTCGGCAACCGGTTCCGGCTGGACCTGGTGGCCGCCACCGGTCAACTGCCGGGCGACCAGGTGGCGGCCGCGGTCGGCACGGCCGCGGCGCGCCGCCTCGTCGACGGCGGCGCGGCCGGCCGCTACACCTTCGTCCACCCGGGCGTACGGGAGGCGCTCCTCGCCGAGCTGCCCGCCGAGGAGGAGGGGCGGCTGCACCAGCGGGCCGGCGAGGCGCTCGAAGCGCTCGCCGAGGCCGATCGCGAGCTGGGGCACGCCTACGCGGTCGCCCGGCACCACGCGGCGGCCGGGGCGGTCAGCGGCGCCGAGGCCCGCTACCGCAGCGCCGTCGCCGCCGGCACCCAGGCCCTCGCCGACCAGGCCCCGGCCGAGGCCGTCGGCTATCTGGAGGCGGCCACCGCGGCCGCCGCCGAGCTGGGCCGGCCGGTACCCACGGCCGTGGCGCACGCGCTGTGCCGGGCCTACCTGCGGACGGGCCGGTTCGCCGAGGCCCGCGACGGGCTGCGCCGGGCGATCGCCGCCGAGCCCGACCCGCACGCCCGGGCCGAGCTGTGGGCCACCCTGGCCGAGCTGGAGCACACCTCCTGGGCGGACGCCCCCTCCGTCGAGGCGGCCACCCGGGCGCTGGCCGAGCTGGGTCACCCGGTGCCGCGCCGGGCCCTCCCGCTGGTGCTGTCGGCGCTCGGCGCCGCGGTCGCGGGCGTGCTGGTCCGGCGCACCGGCATCGGGGCCGGCACGGCGACCGGCCGGCGCCGGGAGGACTTCCGCCGCCGCGCCGAACTGCTCGACGCCGCCGCATACGGCTCGACGATCGGGCTCCGGATGATCCGCGCGGCGCTCTACGCGCTGCGCTCGCTGTACCTGGTGAACCGGCTCGGGCCCGGCGCGCCGTACGCCCGGGTGTACGCCATGCTCGGCTTCTTCTGCGCCCTGGCCGGGCTGCGCCCGGTCTCCCGGCACTGCTTCGCCCGGGCCGGCGACGCCGCCGCGATGGTCGGCGACCCGGCACTGAAGGCGTACGTCTCCTGGCTGCTCGGCACGGCCACCCACCTCTCCGGGGGCGACGACGGCAGTTCGTGGGAGCGGTCGATCCACCGCGACGCCCGCTGGCTTGCCCCGGCGCAGTTCCTCACCGGCTACGGCTGGATGGGCATCCGGCAGTTGCTCCGCGGCTACGCAGGCACGGCCGGCACCACCCACCAGCGCGGCCTGGCGCTGCTGCCGCCCAGCACCACGCACCTGACCGCGGACTTCTTCTCGCTGCTCGGGGCGATGACACCGGCGTTGCAGGGCCGGCACGGCGACGCCGCCGAGGCCCTGGCCGCCGTGCGGGAAGCCGTCGCGCACGGCGCGTCGGTGTCGCAACGCGCCAACATCGCCGTCGCCAGCCTGTTCCTCGCGCTGGAGCAGGGTGAGTTCGGCGCGCCGTTCGACGACGCGGTGGCCGAGTTCGAGGAGCTGCGGCTGACCCGCAGCGAGATGTTCGTCTTCCACCACTGGTTCTACGTGTTCCGGGTCGCCGGCCGGCTGGCGCAGGTGCGGCTCGCCGACGACGCGGACCGGCCGGTCCGGCTCGCCGCCGCCCGCAAGGCCGTACGCGAACTGCGGAGCATCGCCCGTACCCCGCTGATCAAGGCCTCGCACGACGTGGCGCGAGCCGCGCTCCTGGAGCAGTCCGGCCGCGCCGAGGCGGCGATCGCCGCCGCATACCGGGCGGAGGCCAAGTGGTGGTCGCTGGACGCGCCGCTGCTCAACTTCGACCTGGCCCGGATCCGCGCCCGGGCGATGCGCCGGCTGGGCCGGGTCGCGGAGTCCGAACGGCAGGCCGAGCTGGCCGCGAGCATGGCCGAGACGCACGGCTGGGAACACCGGATCCGTCAGGTACGCGCCGAGTTCGGCGTCGACCGGGCCCGCTCCGCCGAACGGTACGGCCACGCCGGCGCCCGGCTCGCCGACCCGCAACGCAACCGCCGCCTGGAGGCCCTGCAGCAGGTCAGCGTCGCCGCCGCCACCGTCCTCGACCCGGACCAGTTGGCCCGCGTGGCCCTCGACGAGACGCTGCGCATCCTCGGCGGCGAGCGCGCCCTGCTGTTCATGCGCGACGACGCCACCGGCAAGCTGCGTCGCTTCGCCGGCCGGGACGCAGGAGGGGCGGACCTCGACACGGTCACCGACTACGGCTCCACCCTGATCCACCGGGTGCACGACACCGGCGAGGCGGTCGTGGTCACCGGCACGGACCAGGGCGCCGCACTCGGCTCGCACAGCGTCGTCGCCCACGGCCTGCGCAGCATCATCGTCGCCCCCGTCCTGCTCAAGGGGCGCCTCACCGGCGTGGTCTACCTGGACAGCCGGCTCGCCCGCGGCGTCTTCACCTCCGACGACATCGACGTGCTGACCGCCGTCGTCAGCCACGTCGCCGTCGCCCTGGAGACCGCCCGCGCCGCCCAGCTCGACGTCGCCGTACGCACCGCCCGCCACCAGCAGGAACTGGCCGAGCTGCTGCGCACCAGCCTGGCCGAGCTGAACGCCCTGCACCAGCCCCGGCAGGTCCTCGACCGTCTCTTCGCCACCCTGGCCGAGAACGCGGCCGCCACCGGCGGCACCCTGCTGCTGCCCGACCCGCTGGACGGCGCCCTCACCGTGGCCGACGTGTACGGCGACACCGACCCCCGCCACCTGGGCGGTCGCCACGAGGGATTCGACGCCGCCGACGCTCCCGAGGCGGGCCCGGTCCCGGCCCCGCTCCGCGACATGCTGGACCCGGCCGACGCCGCCCTCGTCGTCCCGCTCGTCGCCCGCGACCGCCTGGCCGGCATCGTGGTCCTCACCGCGGCATCCTTCGACGACAGCCGGCGCGACATCTCGGCCGCCCTCGCCAGCCAGGGCGTCAGCGCGTACGACAACGCCCAGCTCTTCAGCCGGGTGCAGGAACTGGCCACCATCGACGGCCTCACCGGCATCGCCAACCGCCGCCACTTCCACGACCTCGCCGGCAGCCTGGTCGACGTGTCCCGCCGCAATGGCCGCCAACTCGCCGCGGTGATGCTCGACATCGACCACTTCAAGCAGGTCAACGACGCGTACGGGCACGGCGCCGGCGACGACGTCATCACCGAGGTGGCGCGGCGGGTCGCCGCCGGCATCCGTTCCTCCGACGTCCTCGGCCGCTACGGCGGCGAGGAGTTCGCGGTGGTCCTTCCCGACCACGCGGGCGCCGATCTGGAAGTGGTCGAGCGGATACGAGCGGCCGTCGAAGCCACCCCGGTGGACACGAGGGTCGGCCCGATCGCGGTGACGATCAGTGTCGGCCTGGCCCGCCTCACCGCCGAGGACGACGGCCTGGACGCGGTGCTGGCCCGCGCCGACCACGCCCTCTACCGAGCCAAACAGGCCGGCCGCAACCGGGTCGCCCACGACTGA